Proteins encoded in a region of the Podospora pseudopauciseta strain CBS 411.78 chromosome 6, whole genome shotgun sequence genome:
- a CDS encoding hypothetical protein (COG:S; EggNog:ENOG503PDE9) produces MQNFYTESTTWDLKFNLDSDITLYVRHRGAAFRICYHAHILAASPSALKQHHESCRILYKDDADEECCKVSDRLRKPFEDLMTEIAPTPLTGSTEYLHSYLYPPWFILEARVAKSGYIQPHFKAALSRQEFGRPGEYIDNDFLQPHLSPLLDSKLNKYSSYHVQVLARTSQLVPSRVLVDGTVYFFKPWISGRMHGYYELQSYRKILADTEASPSFLAGVRICRLHGLVIDNDDDVLQHYPLDSDEKDYPGTRLVGLLLTYIENRGTLEDLAPWSDCTNEDRLRWSKQIHHSVECLHGAGVAWGDAKPDNVLVDMEGDAWLIDFGGSYTPGWVDEDKQEAVEGDRQGVQRIDDWLTRWSRQPVTRIKRSGEEGGEGGV; encoded by the coding sequence ATGCAGAATTTCTACACTGAGTCTACTACCTGGGATTTGAAATTCAATTTGGACAGCGATATTACGCTTTACGTACGGCATAGAGGCGCCGCCTTCCGCATCTGCTACCATGCACATATCCTCGCTGCCTCACCTTCTGCCTTGAAACAGCATCACGAGTCATGCCGAATCCTATATAAGGATGATGCGGATGAAGAATGTTGCAAAGTGTCGGACCGTCTCAGAAAACCATTTGAGGACCTTATGACCGAGATAGCCCCAACTCCATTAACGGGGTCAACGGAGTATCTGCATAGCTATCTCTATCCACCATGGTTCATTCTCGAGGCAAGGGTGGCTAAGAGCGGCTATATTCAGCCACATTTCAAGGCGGCCCTCTCACGACAGGAGTTCGGACGTCCGGGCGAATATATAGACAACGACTTCCTTCAACCGCACTTATCTCCGCTGCTTGACTCGAAGCTTAACAAGTACTCGTCTTATCATGTACAAGTCCTGGCTCGGACATCGCAGCTAGTTCCATCTAGGGTCCTTGTCGACGGTACTGTCTACTTCTTCAAGCCTTGGATATCAGGTCGAATGCATGGATATTACGAACTACAATCATATAGGAAGATCCTAGCGGATACCGAGGCAAGCCCGTCCTTTCTCGCTGGCGTACGCATCTGTCGCCTTCACGGTTTGGTTAtcgataatgatgatgatgtcctcCAGCACTATCCTCTCGATAGCGACGAGAAGGATTATCCCGGAACACGTTTAGTCGGACTACTTCTTACTTACATCGAGAATCGGGGTACTCTGGAAGATTTGGCGCCTTGGTCGGACTGCACAAATGAAGATCGACTTCGCTGGTCTAAGCAAATACACCACTCGGTCGAATGTTTGCATGGCGCAGGCGTGGCTTGGGGTGACGCTAAGCCCGATAATGTCTTGGTTGATATGGAGGGCGATGCCTGGCTTATTGATTTCGGTGGTAGTTATACCCCGGGCTGGGTTGACGAGGATAAGCAGGAAGCTGTGGAGGGAGACCGGCAGGGTGTGCAAAGGATTGATGATTGGCTCACCAGATGGTCCCGCCAGCCGGTTACTCGTATCAAGCGgagtggtgaagagggtggggaaggaggagtgTGA
- a CDS encoding hypothetical protein (COG:I; EggNog:ENOG503NYYT) has translation MSDAAAALAWVRKTLPSLPLARKDIHLDGENVVAVGWSTGGLLAMSFAWKSADFDIRPPEGVLAFYSPSDYGDPFWTQPNIPEGSEKVFPVEADWDSMAFDRRPITAYNPPASAQAAGGWMSTQDPRSKLALYMNHQWKTLDVLLHGVAALDGHRQVTREEVLAVSPLAKVQQNLYHTPTFIIHPRDDDLIPWQQAERMYEALSEKGVDAELRIIDGGAKHLFDIGKCWEKRCPQGREAVQEGFEFLEKRVCC, from the coding sequence ATGAGCGATGCAGCCGCTGCCCTCGCATGGGTAAGAAAGACGCTCCCATCTCTCCCTCTGGCTAGAAAGGACATTCACCTGGATGGTGAAAATGTTGTTGCGGTTGGGTGGAGTACAGGTGGCCTCCTGGCAATGAGCTTTGCGTGGAAGTCGGCAGACTTCGACATTAGGCCTCCCGAAGGTGTTCTTGCCTTTTACTCGCCTTCCGATTACGGGGATCCCTTTTGGACACAACCAAACATTCCCGAGGGATCAGAGAAGGTTTTCCCGGTTGAAGCTGACTGGGACTCCATGGCCTTTGATCGGCGGCCCATCACGGCATACAATCCACCAGCATCGGCTCAGGCGGCGGGTGGGTGGATGTCGACCCAGGATCCCCGCTCCAAGTTGGCCTTGTATATGAACCATCAATGGAAGACACTTGACGTTCTTCTCCATGGTGTTGCCGCACTCGATGGACACCGACAAGTTACCCGAGAGGAGGTCTTGGCCGTGTCTCCTTTGGCCAAGGTTCAGCAGAACCTGTACCACACGCCAACCTTTATCATCCACCCGCGTGACGATGACTTGATACCCTGGCAGCAAGCCGAGAGGATGTACGAGGCTCTGAGCGAGAAAGGTGTTGATGCTGAGCTGAGAATTATCGACGGTGGAGCAAAACACCTCTTTGACATTGGCAAGTGCTGGGAAAAGAGATGCCCGCAAGGCCGTGAAGCGGTACAAGAGGGATTTGAGTTTTTGGAGAAGCGTGTCTGCTGCTGA
- a CDS encoding hypothetical protein (COG:I; EggNog:ENOG503NTZK) yields the protein MDSLKDVKLSLDDSTGVAIIRLDRPAKRNAFSQNTIHELVSALSHLDALDSVRAVILAGNPDGPFCAGMDINELSQLDTLAAHERSFLKDLTDAFAQFTKPIIAAVIGLALGGGFELALAADIIYAADDALFGLPEVKIGTIPGAGGTQRLARALGKHKAMELILTGDSISASELAQYGLVNKVFPRQEVESESIKLAQRLATKSAPVLKFGKKAVLTAENTHLEAGMSLEKSLYYSTFDLGDFREGQAAFLEKRSPRFNLG from the exons ATGGATTCGTTGAAAGATGTAAAGCTGAGTCTGGATGACTCGACTGGTGTTGCCATCATCCGTCTTGATCGTCCAGCCAAACGGAACGCCTTCTCGCAGAACACGATTCACGAGCTGGTCTCGGCTTTGAGTCACCTTGATGCTTTGGACTCTGTACGAGCTGTCATTTTAGCAGGCAACCCGGACGGACCATTCTGCG CGGGCATGGACATCAACGAGCTATCACAACTCGACACCTTGGCTGCTCACGAACGTTCGTTTCTCAAAGATTTGACGGATGCGTTTGCACAATTCACAAAGCCCATCATAGCCGCGGTCATCGGACTTGCT CTTGGTGGAGGGTTCGAATTGGCATTAGCT GCAGACATCATCTATGCTGCAGACGATGCACTATTTGGTCTCCCCGAAGTCAAAATTGGCACTATCCCTGGCGCTGGGGGTACACAAAGATTGGCCAGAGCGTTGGGCAAGCATAAG GCTATGGAATTGATCTTGACTGGCGATTCCATCTCAGCTTCGGAGCTCGCCCAGTACGGACTTGTCAACAAAGTCTTTCCTCGTCAGGAAGTGGAGAGTGAAAGTATTAAACTCGCTCAGAGACTTGCGACTAAATCAGCCCCCGTGCTCAAGTTCGGCAAGAAAGCTGTTCTCACCG CCGAGAACACACATCTTGAAGCCGGCATGTCGTTGGAAAAGTCATTGTATTATTCGACCTTTGACTTGGGAGATTTCCGTGAAGGACAAGCCGCGTTCTTGGAGAAGAGATCTCCACGTTTCAATCTTGGATAA
- a CDS encoding hypothetical protein (COG:Q; EggNog:ENOG503NVVB) — translation MGSQVEPGSFYSLESLSTEDQLLFNRFGRGETIPLPFTRVHHAFESIASQHPGATAVRHFDGTSMTYGELDRHANILANELLTRFCFKRGARAVLVYSRTIEMVIFILAVLKAGGQYIPIDGGIIPTEALSHVVSDSSADIVLCLPKYSDKATEACRQGPAILSLNLSSDIWTSGVASRPNVDVQPEDGAYVIYTSGTTGRPKGVDVTHHGVCNSLLVEPAKLEITVGTKVAQQLSVAFDMGAWEILATVMNGGTLYIRGSGNDLWNECLKQVDVVISTPSVAIKRFPNYEDFPNLKTIVVGGEPCPKTLADHWAEHTGTRFLNVCGPTEISVLNTVHVHKLGGPLTIGKPNPNTTLYILDEDENPVKIGEAGVMWVGGVGVSRGYLNLPELTATRYKLDKFTGDGRMMFNTGDLVRWNADGCLETLGRRDDQVKIDGFRVELDGVSRAIESCPDVIKGCALKIDTSLWGFYSAIHPIDQAELHKAVSAKQPFYGVPKVWHYLGPTIPLTANGKIDKRVLRELATAVNSGAQQTTPPAEVGLLAPSITNVEKASVPSSSSSATDEKPDPVAPIPPKKGFHGWRWLRHRGLSAYRKLFGIIFVANAIAFVVMLWKSRESNFELPLDNLATAVSANLLASVLLRQDYVVNVVFWLATRMPTSAPLAIRRHLARVYHYGGVHSGASVAASLWWLVFTVAATRRLAPTGSTQPSQRIAVLVLTYLIFALLVAILAMAWPSIRAKMHDQFEWTHRFAGWTALALVWAHLMVVTAALPSTQPFGAALARTPALYLLSLTTLSIAAPWMRLRRVKVVAEPLSSHAVRLHFDFKTPRECSSLGIRITDRPLVEWHAFAAIPEPDNKPGLSILVSRAGDWTGRMIDKPPTYLWTRGEPASGVLAIAPLFKKIVLVATGSGIGPCLPVIMERKVPCRILWSTKNPLRTYGQGIIDEVKRCDDRAVIWDTDSMGRPDMVHLAWELYHESGAECVCIVSNARTTKRVVYQLEARGIPAFGPIWDS, via the exons ATGGGCTCACAGGTTGAACCAGGCTCGTTTTACTCTCTTGAGTCCCTATCGACAGAGGACCAACTTCTCTTCAACCGCTTCGGACGTGGAGAAACCATCCCACTGCCCTTCACAAGAGTCCACCATGCATTCGAGTCGATAGCTTCACAACACCCCGGCGCAACAGCGGTCCGACATTTCGATGGCACCTCAATGACATACGGAGAACTTGACCGCCATGCCAACATACTGGCCAACGAGCTTCTCACTCGGTTTTGTTTCAAGAGAGGGGCGCGAGCGGTATTGGTGTACTCGCGCACCATCGAGATGGTCATCTTTATCCTCGCTGTGCTCAAGGCAGGAGGGCAGTACATTCCCATTGACGGCGGCATCATTCCAACCGAAGCCCTCAGTCACGTAGTCTCGGACTCTTCGGCAGATATCGTCCTTTGTTTGCCCAAATACTCCGACAAGGCCACCGAGGCATGCCGCCAGGGACCAGCCATTCTCAgtctcaacctctccagcgACATCTGGACATCAGGCGTTGCCAGCAGACCAAACGTGGACGTTCAGCCTGAGGATGGAGCCTACGTTATTTACACCTCGGGTACGACTGGGCGGCCAAAGGGCGTTGATGTCACACATCATGGTGTTTGCAATTCCTTGTTGGTTGAGCCTGCAAAGCTAGAGATCACTGTCGGCACAAAGGTGGCACAACAGTTGAGCGTGGCTTTCGACATGG GCGCTTGGGAAATCTTAGCGACCGTCATGAACGGCGGAACTCTGTATATCAGAGGCAGCGGAAACGACCTTTGGAACGAGTGCCTCAAGCAAGTCGACGTCGTCATCTCCACCCCGTCCGTAGCGATCAAGCGGTTCCCCAATTACGAAGacttccccaacctcaagACGATCGTGGTGGGCGGCGAGCCATGCCCAAAGACCCTTGCTGATCATTGGGCGGAGCACACTGGGACGAGGTTCCTGAATGTCTGTGGTCCCACGGAAATCAGTGTCCTCAACACCGTCCACGTCCACAAGCTTGGCGGACCATTGACCATCGGCAAGCCGAATCCCAACACTACACTCTACATTctggacgaggacgagaacCCAGTCAAGATTGGCGAGGCTGGTGTCATGTGGGTGGGAGGAGTCGGTGTCTCTAGGGGGTACCTCAACTTGCCCGAATTGACTGCGACGCGATACAAGCTCGACAAGTTCACCGGAGATGGCAGGATGATGTTCAACACTGGGGACCTGGTCCGATGGAATGCGGACGGATGCCTCGAGACACTTGGTCGTCGTGATGATCAAGTCAAGATCGATGGCTTCCGTGTTGAGCTAGACGGTGTTTCCCGCGCCATCGAGTCTTGCCCGGATGTGATCAAGGGTTGCGCTCTCAAGATTGACACGAGTCTGTGGGGCTTCTACTCTGCCATTCACCCCATTGACCAGGCCGAATTGCACAAGGCAGTCAGTGCCAAGCAGCCTTTCTATGGGGTCCCCAAAGTTTGGCACTATCTTGGCCCAACAATTCCACTCACGGCAAACGGCAAGATCGACAAGCGTGTGCTGCGGGAGTTGGCGACCGCTGTCAACTCGGGTGCTCAGCAGACAACTCCACCCGCAGAAGTTGGGCTTCTGGCTCCGAGCATCACCAACGTGGAAAAGGCGTCTGTtccgagcagcagcagctcggcTACCGACGAAAAGCCCGACCCCGTTGCACCCATCCCGCCCAAAAAGGGGTTTCATGGTTGGCGCTGGCTGCGTCACCGCGGCCTATCGGCTTACCGCAAGCTCTTTGGCATTATTTTTGTTGCCAACGCCATTGCCTTTGTTGTCATGCTTTGGAAGAGCCGAGAGTCCAACTTTGAGCTGCCCCTCGACAATCTAGCCACGGCCGTGAGTGCAAACTTGCTGGCATCTGTCTTGCTTCGCCAGGACTATGTCGTGAATGTGGTTTTCTGGCTTGCAACTCGAATGCCAACATCCGCACCCCTGGCTATCCGACGACACCTCGCTCGTGTCTATCACTACGGCGGGGTCCATTCCGGAGCATCTGTTGCCGCTTCGCTTTGGTGGCTGGTGTTTACTGTGGCTGCCACTCGCCGTCTTGCTCCAACAGGGTCTACCCAGCCGTCTCAGCGAATTGCGGTCCTGGTGTTGACTTACTTGATCTTTGCACTCCTCGTCGCCATATTGGCAATGGCATGGCCTAGCATCCGTGCCAAAATGCATGATCAGTTCGAGTGGACGCACCGCTTCGCCGGTTGGACCGCCCTGGCTTTGGTCTGGGCTCACCTCATGGTCGTCACCGCGGCGTTGCCCAGCACCCAGCCCTTTGGTGCCGCACTTGCTCGGACGCCTGCGTTGTATCTCCTCAGCTTGACAACACTCTCCATCGCCGCTCCGTGGATGCGTCTCCGCCGCGTCAAGGTGGTTGCCGAACCCCTGTCAAGCCATGCAGTCCGCTTGCACTTTGACTTCAAGACCCCACGAGAATGTTCATCTTTGGGTATCCGCATCACCGACCGCCCCTTGGTGGAATGGCACGCTTTTGCGGCTATCCCTGAGCCGGACAACAAGCCAGGACTCTCCATTCTTGTCTCCCGTGCTGGTGACTGGACAGGTCGCATGATTGACAAACCACCAACATATCTTTGGACGAGGGGTGAACCAGCCTCGGGAGTGCTGGCTATTGCACCTCTTTTCAAGAAGATTGTTTTGGTGGCCACAGGCTCTGGAATCGGTCCTTGTCTTCCAGTCATCATGGAGCGCAAGGTTCCTTGCCGGATCCTGTGGAGCACCAAAAACCCACTCAGGACATATGGCCAGGGCATAATTGATGAAGTGAAGAGGTGTGATGATAGAGCTGTCA